From the Pirellulales bacterium genome, the window TGCTCCTGGACGGCCAAGACGTGACCGCCGAAATCCGCAGTTCGCAAATCACCGAAGTGACGCATTACGCGGCCAACAATCCGCGGGTGCGCGAACATTTAGTGCAATTGCAGCGCGAGGCAGCCGGCAATGATAACATTGTTGCCGAAGGGCGCGATCAGGGCACGGTCGTATTCCCACAGGCCCAGTGCAAAATTTTTCTTACGGCCAGCCCCGAGGAACGAGCCCGCCGCAGAATGCTCGATTTGCAAGCCCGGGGCGAAACGGTTTTGCTGGCCGAAGTGCTAAAGCAGCAGCAGGAGCGCGACCGCAGCGACAGTACCCGCAGCGTGGGCCCGCTGGTGCCGGCCGCGGATGCGATCCGCTTTTCCACGGACGGTTTAAGCGAAGACGAAGTCGTTAACCGCCTGGAAGCGATTGTGTGCGGGAAAATGCAGAAAGCAGAAGGCAGAAAGCAGAAGGCGGAGGATTGATGAAAAGATCTTTGCAGTTGCAAGCGGATGGATTTGTATCTTCTCGCCAATTAGCATTTAACAAGCGATTCCTTATTTTCCTGCCTTCTGCATTCTGCGTTCTGCTTTGACACGCCATGGCCCAGCGATCGCTTCCCAAACGCCTGTGGTACGATTTCTTGCGCGTCGTATGCCGCTTGGTCGGCGTGTCTTTCTTTCGCATCCGTGTTTTTAATCGGCAATATGCTCCGCAAACGGGCGGTGTGTTGGTGGTGTCGAATCATCAAAGCCATTTTGATCCAATATTAGTTGGCCTTTCGATCGATCGGCGATTGAACTACGTTGCCCGTGATACGCTGTTTTGGTT encodes:
- the cmk gene encoding (d)CMP kinase is translated as MIVTVDGPAGAGKSTAAHALARRLGFRLLNTGAMYRAVALAAVRAGLNWDDPPALAALARRLRIQLAPDKVLLDGQDVTAEIRSSQITEVTHYAANNPRVREHLVQLQREAAGNDNIVAEGRDQGTVVFPQAQCKIFLTASPEERARRRMLDLQARGETVLLAEVLKQQQERDRSDSTRSVGPLVPAADAIRFSTDGLSEDEVVNRLEAIVCGKMQKAEGRKQKAED